One window of the Capsicum annuum cultivar UCD-10X-F1 unplaced genomic scaffold, UCD10Xv1.1 ctg3595, whole genome shotgun sequence genome contains the following:
- the LOC107852346 gene encoding uncharacterized protein LOC107852346, producing MERIMLWNYLRNLSSNINDPWIVGGDFNVIRHAEEKLIGLPVTFEESEDFSHCIATVIWIKLLLKGMKKILVKVPTLEKVKAAVMRLNRNNAEGPDCITGAFFQDAWEIIATDLHQMVIDFFCGYEIPRIIHERLKCMLPDIVSEEQAGFFHGRSIAENILVVQEIVSEIRKRGKPPNMVIKLDMMKAYDRVEWPKEFFKSSRGLKQGDPLSPTLFIIVAEVLSRSLKELLTLKNFKLFGMPRGSPKLNHFAFANDMNIMCKAELGTLQLLKTTLEKYELVSGQRIIKEKSALYFHDNMSNGAVILAKVATGILRKDFPFNYLGCPVFYKRKKK from the exons ATGGAGAGAATTATGCTTTGGAATTATTTAAGGAATTTGAGTAGTAATATAAATGATCCATGGATAGTAGGAGGGGATTTTAATGTAATAAGGCATGCAGAAGAGAAACTTATAGGTTTACCTGTGACTTTTGAAGAATCAGAGGACTTTAGCCACTGCATAGCAACTGTAATCTGGATAAAATTGCTTTTAAAGGGA ATGAAAAAAATACTGGTAAAAGTACCAACATTGGAGAAAGTAAAGGCTGCAGTGATGAGACTGAATAGAAACAATGCTGAAGGTCCAGATTGTATAACTGGTGCTTTCTTTCAGGATGCTTGGGAAATAATAGCTACTGATCTTCATCAAATGGTTATAGACTTTTTCTGTGGATATGAAATCCCAAG GATTATTCATGAAAGACTTAAGTGTATGTTGCCAGATATAGTATCTGAGGAACAAGCTGGATTTTTTCATGGAAGAAGTATAGCTGAGAATATTTTGGTAGTACAGGAAATAGTTTCTGAAATCAGAAAAAGAGGGAAACCGCCAAATATGGTCATAAAATTGGATATGATGAAAGCTTACGATAGGGTGGAGtgg CCTAAAGAATTCTTTAAATCTTCTAGAGGGCTGAAACAAGGGGATCCTCTGTCTCCTACTTTGTTTATCATTGTAGCAGAAGTGCTTTCAAGAAGTCTAAAAGAATTATTGACTTTGAAGAACTTTAAATTGTTTGGCATGCCTAGAGGAAGTCCTAAGCTGAACCATTTTGCCTTTGCAAATGATATGAATATCATGTGTAAAGCAGAGTTAGGGACTTTACAACTATTGAAAACTACTTTGGAGAAATATGAGTTAGTGTCAGGGCAGAGAATTATCAAGGAGAAGAGTGCTTTATATTTTCATGACAATATGTCTAATGGAGCAGTTATTCTGGCAAAAGTGGCTACAGGAATACTTAGGAAGGATTTCCCTTTTAATTATCTTGGATGTCCAGTGTTTTATAAGAGGAAGAAGAAGTAG